A genome region from Hevea brasiliensis isolate MT/VB/25A 57/8 chromosome 9, ASM3005281v1, whole genome shotgun sequence includes the following:
- the LOC110640605 gene encoding putative hydrolase C777.06c isoform X1 — METQDLTQNSIHDAVRSALIFLGTGCSNTVPFGMCLIQPSDPPCHVCYQALSVPPEQNPNYRCNTSLLIDYCQSDEKHSYILIDIGKTFREQVLRWFTFHKIPRVDSIILSHEHADAVLGLDDICAVLPFSSTNNIDPIPIYLSQFTMDSIALRFPYLIKKNLRESQKIRQVAAQLDWNIIEEDCQRPFVASGVKFVPLPVMHGEDYICLGFLFGEKSRVAYISDVSRFPASTEYVISKAGAGQLDLLILDASRKYGLPGAHFSLPESLEAVKRLCPKQALFIGMGHELDHYKDNDFLAEWSKREGIPVQLAHDGLRVPIDI; from the exons ATGGAAACTCAAGATCTCACACAAAACAGCATTCATGATGCGGTTAGATCAGCTTTGATCTTTCTGGGGACTGGGTGCTCCAACACCGTTCCCTTTGGAATGTGCCTCATCCAGCCATCGGATCCGCCCTGCCATGTTTGCTACCAGGCCCTCTCTGTCCCACCTGAGCAAAACCCCAACTACAG GTGCAATACATCTCTTCTTATAGATTATTGCCAGAGTGATGAAAAACACAGctatatattgattgatattgggAAGACGTTCAGGGAGCAAGTACTTAGGTGGTTTACTTTCCACAAGATTCCTCGAGTGGATTCT ATTATTTTGAGCCATGAACATGCTGATGCAGTTCTTGGTCTTGATGACATATGTGCTGTACTACCATTTAGTTCTACAAATAATATTGATCCAATCCCCATTTACCTAAGTCAGTTTACCATGGACAG CATTGCTTTGAGATTTCCATACttgataaagaaaaatttaagggaAAGCCAGAAAATAAGACAAGTGGCAGCACAGCTGGATTGGAATATTATTGAGGAAGACTGTCAGAGACCATTTGTTGCATCAGGAGTAAAATTTGTTCCTCTGCCA GTGATGCATGGAGAAGACTATATTTGCTTAGGTTTTCTCTTTGGTGAAAAAAGTAGAGTAGCTTACATATCTGATGTTTCACGTTTTCCTGCAAGCACAGAATATG TAATTTCAAAAGCTGGGGCTGGGCAGTTGGATCTTCTTATCTTGGATGCTTCGCGAAAG TATGGACTCCCTGGTGCTCACTTTTCCTTACCTGAG AGCCTTGAAGCTGTGAAGAGACTATGTCCAAAGCAAGCTCTTTTTATTGGGATGGGTCATGAGCTTGATCATTACAAAGACAATGACTTTTTAGCAGAATGGTCTAAGAG GGAAGGAATACCAGTGCAGCTTGCACATGATGGCTTGAGAGTTCCTATAGACATATGA
- the LOC110640605 gene encoding putative hydrolase C777.06c isoform X2: METQDLTQNSIHDAVRSALIFLGTGCSNTVPFGMCLIQPSDPPCHVCYQALSVPPEQNPNYRCNTSLLIDYCQSDEKHSYILIDIGKTFREQVLRWFTFHKIPRVDSIILSHEHADAVLGLDDICAVLPFSSTNNIDPIPIYLSQFTMDSIALRFPYLIKKNLRESQKIRQVAAQLDWNIIEEDCQRPFVASGVKFVPLPVMHGEDYICLGFLFGEKSRVAYISDVSRFPASTEYVISKAGAGQLDLLILDASRKVLSSNFQETSVLLLSSCSLSLSLSLSLYIFFLYDTDNMCLANFVLPVCFHI, encoded by the exons ATGGAAACTCAAGATCTCACACAAAACAGCATTCATGATGCGGTTAGATCAGCTTTGATCTTTCTGGGGACTGGGTGCTCCAACACCGTTCCCTTTGGAATGTGCCTCATCCAGCCATCGGATCCGCCCTGCCATGTTTGCTACCAGGCCCTCTCTGTCCCACCTGAGCAAAACCCCAACTACAG GTGCAATACATCTCTTCTTATAGATTATTGCCAGAGTGATGAAAAACACAGctatatattgattgatattgggAAGACGTTCAGGGAGCAAGTACTTAGGTGGTTTACTTTCCACAAGATTCCTCGAGTGGATTCT ATTATTTTGAGCCATGAACATGCTGATGCAGTTCTTGGTCTTGATGACATATGTGCTGTACTACCATTTAGTTCTACAAATAATATTGATCCAATCCCCATTTACCTAAGTCAGTTTACCATGGACAG CATTGCTTTGAGATTTCCATACttgataaagaaaaatttaagggaAAGCCAGAAAATAAGACAAGTGGCAGCACAGCTGGATTGGAATATTATTGAGGAAGACTGTCAGAGACCATTTGTTGCATCAGGAGTAAAATTTGTTCCTCTGCCA GTGATGCATGGAGAAGACTATATTTGCTTAGGTTTTCTCTTTGGTGAAAAAAGTAGAGTAGCTTACATATCTGATGTTTCACGTTTTCCTGCAAGCACAGAATATG TAATTTCAAAAGCTGGGGCTGGGCAGTTGGATCTTCTTATCTTGGATGCTTCGCGAAAG GTCCTTTCTTCAAACTTCCAAGAAACCTCAGTTCTGTTGCTCTCctcatgctctctctctctctctctctctctctctctctatattttttttttatatgatacTGATAACATGTGTTTAGCCAATTTTGTGTTGCCAGTCTGCTTTCATATCTGA